The Aminipila terrae nucleotide sequence TTCTTTTCCAAGTATATTCTTAGAAATAGTATCAGTTAATCCACCGCTTAATCCAGCTACTCCTTTTGTAGCCAAAGCTGCATTTATAACACAGATAGCTATAACATCATCGGATATTTTAACTGCTCCTAATTTTTCTTCCTGTTCAATACTCATTATCCTTCACCTCAGTAAGTTTGTCTCTATTTATTATAGCAGACATTTCAAGTTAAAACAAGACCCCCAAAGTGTCCCTGCATAAGTAAATACCTATGATTTTTGACACATCCGAGGGCCTAAAGGAATATTAAACTTTACTCTGAATTATGATTTGATTTGCAGGACGTCCCGTTTCTCTGATAACAATATCACAAATTTTCGCTACATCTGCCTGTTCCAGCTGATCTTTGTTTACAGTTACATTTACCGCATTATCTGTTAACAAAACTAAGCATTCCGGAAGCCCTTTTGCAGTAATAAGACTTTCTATAGTTTTTTCCTTCTCCATATAGCCAATGATTTTGAGTTTTTGCTGAGTGGCATTTTCTTTTTCTACTGCATTATCTGTTTCTGCTACAACGTCTGTCAGCATTGATATAACCTGATTTCTATCTGAATCTATGGTATTTCTTATTTCTCCAAAATATGTATCAGTATTATCCAGTTCAGCCACATCATCAGAAGTCACAACTTTTGAAGTTATGCCACTTTTGCTGGTATTGTTTATAGCAGCTTTACTTACAGCTTCATTTCCGGACACAGCCTTGATATTCAAACTGTCAACTAAAACATCTCCATCATGTTTAAGCATTTCCTGTTGTTCATAATCGGTATATTCTGCTGAAGTTTTTAAAGTCTGCTCTTTATTTAGTGATTGGTTTACCACAGCAAGACATAATACTAATGCCAGTAAACCAAACAGAGCTAATTTTTTCTTTTTAGAAACCTTATTCATTGTACAGATCCCCATTCTCCTCATCCTCGGACAAAATAATTGGCATGCTTACTTCAACTCCGCCATTTTCATCTACAATCTGCCTTCTTCCATCTTTATTGTTGGTTACAACTTTAAACGTTAAAAGCATTAAGCAGAGGATTACTATAACGGTAATAAGCCTGTATATTATTATCTTGGTAGAAATATTTCCCTTTCTCTTTTTCACAAGAAAATCCTCCACAGTAATATATATTTTATAATTTGGTTCTTATTCCAGAAAAATTAGCAGCGGCGATAAAATAGTAGCCATAATAATTAAAGAAAATACAAATTTTATATAATTCTGCATTTCACTAGAAGGTAATAATGTTTCAATAAAAGATAATGCAACTACAATAACAAATATATTCCGGACCCATTCTTTTATAATCTCCATTTTTGCTTACCTGCTATTTCAGCAGACTTCCTCCTCCAATACCAATAATGATAGTCAGAAAGACCAGAAACATCAATGCCGCTAAAAACAAAACTACTGCCATGGTGATAACCGAGTTTCCCATTTCATTCATACATCCAGATACCTGTTTATTTCCTATAGGTTCAATAATAATTGCTGTAACTTTATATATGATTGCAATCGCCATAAGTTTAATTAAAGGGATAGCTAAAAGGAATATAACAAGAATCACTCCAAAAATACTAATGCCATTTTTTATCACGCCTACACAGGAAAGCACCATATCAATAGAATCTGCAGCAAATCCGCCAACAATAGGTATAAAATTATTTACAGAATAACGTGCTGTATTGATTAGTACTCCATCCGCAGTTTCAGAAACAAATCCCTGTATTGCAGTAAGACCAGCAAAAAAAGTTACACATAAACCTGTTGCAAAAGTCGCCACACCTCTCAGAAATACCCCCAGCTTGTTTACATAATCCCTTTCCGTAAGACTATTTACCAGAATAAATATTGAAGAAATAAAAATGGCAGGTAATATAAATTTCTGAAGTATGGTGTTAAACATGGTAATAGATCCTACAATTACCGGATTTAATATGCTTCCAGTCGTTATCCCTCCTATACTGATTAGAAGAGGTATTAATATAGGAAGCAAAATCTGCATGGTTCTGGTCATGGTATTGAGCGTATCGGAACACATGTCAAAAGTTTGAGAAAAATTATTCAGACACAATCCGATAACGAAACAACTGCATACTATAATTCCTAATCTTGATGCAGCTTTGTTGCCAAAAGAATTCGAAAGATTTGTCAGTAGTCCTATTACTATACATATTGTCACTAATTGAACTCCCAGGATTATACTGCTTTTTATTTCATATAAAAACAAATCAATAAAATTATGTATTATGACCTGGGAATCAAATATAGGCTGCCCATTTATGGCTTTGTTTAGAATATCCTGAATACTTAGATTTGGAACCACACCACCACTTTCCAGTGACGTATCATTCATAATACTCTGCAGGTCACTAAGATCCATATTGGCCAGCTGTTCTTGTATAATACTTTTGTAATCCATACTTACATACCTCACCTTTGTCCATATTCCATATATATGGACATCCTTCAGATTTATGCACATTTTTTAGGCACAAAAAAAGTGGCCTGGCCTATCTTCACTGGAAATACTTTTTATTGTATAAAAAAACCCGTCAAACAATTTGTTTAACGGGAAATACGATTATCTAAAAATTTTCATTTTTTGTTATACTTCACAGCCATGCTCATCCTCATCTGCGTTAGGATCGAACCCTTCCAGACCTTTATAAGTTTTACCATTCTTTTGCGCGTAATCATAAATAGCAGATTTAATCGCATGGTCTGCCAAAACAGAGCAGTGTATTTTAATAGCTGGCAAACCGCCCAATTCATCAATAATCTGTTTATTGGTTACTGCCAGTGCTTCATCAATTGTTAAACCGATAATCATATCTGTCGCAACACTGGAAGATGCTATAGCAGAACCACATCCAAAAGTTTTAAATTTTGCATCTTTAATCACATCATTCTCAACTTTAATGTCTATTTTCATCATATCACCGCAGACAGGGCTACCATATGTACCTGATCCGTCTGCACCTTGAATTTCTCCAACATTGTGTGGATTCATAAAATGATCCATTACTTTATCATTATACATTGCCATAATATATTACCAACCTTTCGTCTTAGAAACTGAAGAAATGCTTCTTAATTTATTCACAACTTCAACTAACTGTTCCACAACATAATCGATATCTTCTTTTGTTGTTGGTTCTCCAACTGTAAATCTTAAGGAACCATGTATTTTTTCCACCGGAATACCTAGTGCGGAAAGAACATGAGATGGTACAAGGGAAGCCGAAGAACATGCTGACCCTGTAGATACTGCAATTCCCTTCATATCCAGGTAAAGCAGCATTGCCTCACCTTCAATAAATTCAAAAGTAAGATTAGCATTGCCTGGGTGTCTGAATTCTTTACTGCCATTAAGAGTAACATTTTCTATCTTTGACATAACCTGATCAATAAAATAGTTCCTTAACTCACTAACCTTCTTGATATGTGCATCCAGATTTTCATAAGCTAGTTCTGCAGCCTTACCAAAACCTACGATACCAGGTAGATTTTCAGTTCCTGCTCTTCTCTTGCTTTCCTGGGCTCCACCATGCATAAAGTTTGAAAGCTGTACGCCTTTTCTGATATATAATGCTCCCACGCCTTTTGGTCCATAAATTTTATGTGCAGACACTGACATTAAGTCAACGCCTAAGTCTTTTACATCTATATGAACATTTCCCAGGGCCTGGACGGCATCTGTATGGAAAACAATTCCTCGTTCTTTAGCAATTGCTGCCAACTCTTTGATAGGCTGAACAGTCCCCACTTCATTATTTACAAACATAATGCTTATCAGAATAGTCTTGTCCGTAATTGCAGCTTTTAAAGCTTCCGGGTTCACTCTTCCATCTGGTTCCACATCTAGGTATGTTACATCATATCCGTGTTTTTCAAGAAAATCACCAGTGTGTAATAAGGCATGATGTTCAATTTTTGTGGTAATGATGTGATTTCCTTTATTTTTAAGAGCATCTACAATACCGAAAACTGCCCAATTGTCTGCTTCTGTACCTGAAGAGGTAAAAAATATTTCCTTATCCTGTGCAT carries:
- a CDS encoding SpoIIIAH-like family protein, which encodes MNKVSKKKKLALFGLLALVLCLAVVNQSLNKEQTLKTSAEYTDYEQQEMLKHDGDVLVDSLNIKAVSGNEAVSKAAINNTSKSGITSKVVTSDDVAELDNTDTYFGEIRNTIDSDRNQVISMLTDVVAETDNAVEKENATQQKLKIIGYMEKEKTIESLITAKGLPECLVLLTDNAVNVTVNKDQLEQADVAKICDIVIRETGRPANQIIIQSKV
- a CDS encoding stage III sporulation protein AF, whose translation is MEIIKEWVRNIFVIVVALSFIETLLPSSEMQNYIKFVFSLIIMATILSPLLIFLE
- the spoIIIAE gene encoding stage III sporulation protein AE; this encodes MDYKSIIQEQLANMDLSDLQSIMNDTSLESGGVVPNLSIQDILNKAINGQPIFDSQVIIHNFIDLFLYEIKSSIILGVQLVTICIVIGLLTNLSNSFGNKAASRLGIIVCSCFVIGLCLNNFSQTFDMCSDTLNTMTRTMQILLPILIPLLISIGGITTGSILNPVIVGSITMFNTILQKFILPAIFISSIFILVNSLTERDYVNKLGVFLRGVATFATGLCVTFFAGLTAIQGFVSETADGVLINTARYSVNNFIPIVGGFAADSIDMVLSCVGVIKNGISIFGVILVIFLLAIPLIKLMAIAIIYKVTAIIIEPIGNKQVSGCMNEMGNSVITMAVVLFLAALMFLVFLTIIIGIGGGSLLK
- the nifU gene encoding Fe-S cluster assembly scaffold protein NifU; translated protein: MAMYNDKVMDHFMNPHNVGEIQGADGSGTYGSPVCGDMMKIDIKVENDVIKDAKFKTFGCGSAIASSSVATDMIIGLTIDEALAVTNKQIIDELGGLPAIKIHCSVLADHAIKSAIYDYAQKNGKTYKGLEGFDPNADEDEHGCEV
- the nifS gene encoding cysteine desulfurase NifS gives rise to the protein MRQVYLDYSATTPVKEDVLNAMIPYFTEKFGNPSSLYTVGTVSREAIEKARGQVAKLINAQDKEIFFTSSGTEADNWAVFGIVDALKNKGNHIITTKIEHHALLHTGDFLEKHGYDVTYLDVEPDGRVNPEALKAAITDKTILISIMFVNNEVGTVQPIKELAAIAKERGIVFHTDAVQALGNVHIDVKDLGVDLMSVSAHKIYGPKGVGALYIRKGVQLSNFMHGGAQESKRRAGTENLPGIVGFGKAAELAYENLDAHIKKVSELRNYFIDQVMSKIENVTLNGSKEFRHPGNANLTFEFIEGEAMLLYLDMKGIAVSTGSACSSASLVPSHVLSALGIPVEKIHGSLRFTVGEPTTKEDIDYVVEQLVEVVNKLRSISSVSKTKGW